From the Bremerella alba genome, one window contains:
- a CDS encoding alkyl/aryl-sulfatase, translating into MSTPTKTFALLLSFTWLAGAVSGQTQVDPKTAIRMLNSQQHQFEQAIVQVADNIYTAVGYHGANTSMIVGTDGVIIIDTLRGPASAAKAAEAFRKYSDKPVKAIVYTHSHGDHTGGASAFVGSEKPDIYATKGFGSATGLNKAVGPIGMKRGARQFGRNLSPAESTNRGVAPASTTDHDGGKGYLSPTVTVPGSGLKTTIAGVDIEFHIAPGETDDAMFIWLPSEKVLFSGDNFYHSFPNLYAIRGTPYRDVLTWSESVAEMAEFRPNVLVPGHTMPIRGEEASTTALKDYSEAIRSVYDQTILGINAGKSPGQIAHEVKLPEHLKDKPYLIQFYGSVPHAVRAIYSGLLGWYDGNPTTLNPLAPKQQAEKMAELAGGTQRLTEQMQVVLEKQDYQWALELSDHVKWLDDADRKLARQVKIAALRGLAAREYNAPNRNYYLSYANDLESGRLSDIWF; encoded by the coding sequence ATGAGTACGCCGACGAAAACATTCGCCTTACTTTTATCATTTACTTGGCTTGCTGGTGCTGTCAGCGGGCAGACGCAGGTCGATCCGAAGACCGCGATCCGAATGCTGAATTCTCAGCAGCATCAGTTTGAACAAGCGATCGTGCAGGTAGCCGACAACATCTATACGGCCGTGGGGTACCATGGGGCCAACACGTCGATGATTGTGGGCACCGATGGTGTTATCATCATCGACACCCTCCGTGGGCCAGCCAGTGCCGCAAAAGCGGCGGAAGCATTTCGGAAGTACAGCGATAAACCGGTCAAAGCGATTGTTTACACGCACAGCCATGGCGACCATACCGGTGGGGCGAGTGCGTTTGTCGGTAGCGAGAAACCAGATATTTATGCCACCAAGGGGTTTGGCTCGGCCACGGGATTGAATAAGGCCGTCGGTCCTATCGGGATGAAACGAGGGGCACGTCAGTTTGGGCGAAACCTTTCGCCGGCTGAAAGTACCAATCGTGGTGTCGCACCGGCTTCGACCACCGACCACGATGGTGGAAAAGGGTATTTGTCACCGACCGTTACGGTACCTGGCAGTGGTCTCAAGACCACCATTGCAGGCGTCGACATCGAGTTCCACATTGCTCCGGGCGAAACGGATGATGCAATGTTCATCTGGCTACCCAGCGAAAAGGTGCTGTTCTCTGGCGACAACTTTTATCATTCGTTCCCTAATTTGTACGCAATTCGAGGGACGCCTTATCGGGATGTACTGACCTGGTCGGAAAGTGTCGCGGAGATGGCAGAGTTTCGGCCGAATGTGCTTGTGCCGGGACACACGATGCCAATCCGAGGTGAGGAAGCATCCACGACGGCGCTTAAGGACTATAGCGAAGCGATTCGAAGTGTTTACGACCAGACGATCCTTGGAATCAATGCTGGCAAAAGTCCAGGTCAGATCGCGCATGAAGTCAAGTTGCCGGAGCATCTGAAAGATAAGCCGTACCTGATTCAGTTCTATGGCAGCGTACCGCATGCGGTTCGGGCCATCTATTCGGGGTTGTTGGGATGGTACGATGGCAATCCCACGACGCTTAATCCGCTGGCCCCCAAACAGCAAGCAGAAAAAATGGCCGAGCTTGCCGGGGGAACGCAGAGGCTTACCGAGCAGATGCAGGTCGTATTAGAGAAGCAAGACTACCAGTGGGCCTTGGAGCTTTCCGACCATGTTAAGTGGTTGGATGACGCTGACCGAAAGCTTGCCCGACAGGTGAAGATTGCGGCACTACGTGGTCTCGCAGCGCGGGAATACAATGCCCCGAATCGGAATTACTACTTGAGCTACGCCAATGATTTGGAGTCAGGACGTTTGAGCGACATCTGGTTCTAA
- a CDS encoding SDR family oxidoreductase, with amino-acid sequence MKSSELIAVTAASGNLGSAIVRAVSEVVGQDNVVGLARTPSKAVSLGVEIRAGDYTHRRELAESLAGVNSMLLVSGMDAPEKRIDQHRNVIEAAKEAGVRKIVYTSIQGADTGTAFSPIVQSNRQTEADIRASGLTWVIGRNGLYIEPDIDYIETYKTRGEIANCAGESKAGYTTRQELAYAYACMLTQSKHDGQTYNLHGQAITQKQLTKLINDAFGTDLKFRNMTVQQYQEERQSELGEFLGTVIAGIYEGIRQGKLDNESHFRQAAGREHLNWPAYFAGLTG; translated from the coding sequence ATGAAGTCTTCTGAACTCATTGCCGTGACGGCGGCCAGTGGTAACCTTGGTTCCGCGATTGTTCGAGCGGTCAGCGAAGTTGTTGGTCAGGACAATGTCGTAGGACTGGCGCGGACTCCCAGCAAAGCTGTCTCGCTGGGGGTAGAGATCCGCGCCGGCGACTATACACATCGCCGCGAACTGGCAGAGTCGCTCGCCGGCGTCAACAGCATGCTGCTGGTCTCAGGGATGGATGCACCTGAGAAGCGGATTGATCAACATCGTAACGTGATCGAGGCAGCCAAGGAGGCAGGCGTTCGCAAGATCGTTTACACGAGCATTCAAGGGGCGGACACCGGTACGGCTTTCTCCCCAATTGTGCAAAGCAATCGGCAAACCGAAGCAGACATCCGTGCTAGTGGCCTAACGTGGGTGATCGGGCGCAATGGTCTCTACATTGAGCCGGACATCGATTACATCGAAACGTACAAAACGCGTGGTGAGATTGCCAATTGTGCTGGAGAGAGTAAGGCGGGCTACACAACGCGTCAGGAGCTGGCCTATGCCTACGCTTGCATGTTGACCCAGTCGAAGCACGACGGTCAGACTTACAACCTACACGGTCAGGCCATAACTCAAAAGCAATTGACGAAGTTGATCAACGATGCGTTTGGCACCGATCTGAAATTTCGGAACATGACCGTTCAGCAATACCAGGAAGAACGCCAGTCCGAACTGGGAGAATTTCTGGGAACGGTCATTGCCGGAATCTACGAAGGCATTCGCCAAGGAAAGCTGGACAACGAAAGCCACTTCCGCCAGGCAGCCGGCCGCGAGCATCTAAACTGGCCAGCCTATTTCGCGGGGCTGACGGGTTAG
- a CDS encoding endonuclease/exonuclease/phosphatase family protein — translation MRSPSSHESCTRRDVLKQAAFGSLAVAATGMSSVLAVNQKSPPLRVISYNVYNCTGWPKDRALANKATNLGQMPDRFAHELALYEPDIINFSESPSEDMVKEIANRLGMNYVRFPSGGNWPGTLLSRFEIVEPKNVPMVEGERPHDLFTRHWGQATIKLPNGEPLIVHSAHLHPSVEPDIRLREIPLMLKSMKRDFNVGQSMLLIGDLNHTPDTKEYKLWVDAGWTDTFAKVGKGDGMTIKADKPQRRIDYVMAAGPIAKQIEESRPLFEGAFRTNIEDPKSFALSDHLPQLAVFE, via the coding sequence ATGAGATCACCTTCCTCGCACGAATCGTGCACCCGGCGAGACGTGTTGAAACAAGCTGCATTCGGGAGTCTTGCCGTCGCAGCGACCGGCATGAGTAGCGTGCTTGCTGTTAATCAGAAGAGTCCACCGCTTCGAGTGATCTCCTACAACGTCTACAACTGCACGGGCTGGCCAAAGGATCGGGCGTTAGCAAACAAGGCAACCAACTTGGGACAAATGCCTGATCGCTTCGCTCACGAACTTGCTCTCTACGAGCCAGACATCATTAACTTCTCTGAGTCACCTAGTGAAGACATGGTAAAGGAAATCGCCAACCGGCTCGGCATGAACTACGTCCGCTTCCCCAGTGGAGGCAATTGGCCCGGCACGCTGCTTAGCCGTTTCGAGATCGTCGAGCCGAAGAACGTCCCAATGGTCGAAGGCGAACGGCCCCATGACCTGTTCACTCGGCATTGGGGGCAGGCCACGATCAAACTACCCAATGGTGAACCACTAATCGTCCACTCGGCTCATCTGCACCCCAGCGTTGAGCCAGATATTCGACTTCGAGAGATTCCGCTGATGTTGAAGTCTATGAAGCGAGACTTCAATGTCGGGCAATCAATGCTACTTATCGGTGATCTCAACCACACCCCAGACACCAAGGAGTACAAGCTCTGGGTCGATGCTGGTTGGACGGACACCTTTGCTAAGGTCGGCAAAGGCGATGGGATGACGATCAAGGCAGACAAACCGCAGCGGCGAATCGATTACGTGATGGCCGCTGGTCCGATTGCAAAGCAAATTGAGGAATCGCGACCATTATTCGAGGGAGCCTTCCGCACGAACATCGAAGACCCAAAATCCTTTGCTCTCAGCGATCACCTACCGCAGTTGGCCGTATTTGAGTAA
- a CDS encoding sulfatase, translating into MNKTSTTVCLAFVVFLLGLPLANGADSRPNVLFIMVDDLRPELGCYGSPYVQSPNIDSLATQGLVFKRAYCQQAHCRPSRYSLLSGLRPDSAGIWTKEDVRPALADTPLLPDYFKQHGYYCVGIGKIAHNNEEDPACWSEPHSMPQNYRFEYRTRAGRAMVDQMQRQASEAGLPNPFEGVSESKRRGMPYECLDVADNELSDGQIADEAIAALKRLQDRPFFLGLGFLRPHLPFVAPRHYWDLYDPEQLPTVDPTAAHDGIPKLSSANSSELRKQYRNVPAEGNLPDELNRNLWHGYLASVSYVDAQIGRVLDTLNRLGLADNTIVVIAGDHGFSLGELGLWGKATNFESATRTTLIIYSPGMKASSESTESLVELVGLYPTLCDLARIPKPNHLQGKSFSTLLDVPDRATSDCAISQYGRGDNMGRSIRTERYRLVEWRHRESGKLVGRELYDHENDPNETTNLCESTEHNGTRDSLPEKLHEVTPHRRAGDQ; encoded by the coding sequence ATGAACAAAACAAGTACCACAGTATGCCTTGCCTTCGTAGTATTCTTACTTGGCTTGCCGCTGGCAAATGGAGCCGATTCGCGCCCCAATGTTCTATTCATTATGGTGGACGACTTACGTCCGGAACTCGGGTGCTACGGAAGCCCGTACGTCCAATCCCCGAATATCGATTCGTTGGCGACACAAGGCCTAGTCTTTAAACGGGCCTATTGCCAGCAAGCTCACTGTCGTCCCTCTCGTTACAGTCTGTTAAGTGGCCTTCGCCCCGACTCTGCCGGCATCTGGACGAAAGAAGACGTTCGCCCGGCGCTGGCGGATACGCCGTTGCTGCCAGATTATTTTAAACAGCATGGCTATTACTGCGTCGGCATTGGCAAGATTGCCCATAACAATGAAGAAGATCCCGCTTGCTGGAGCGAACCTCACAGCATGCCTCAAAATTATCGATTTGAATATCGTACTCGAGCGGGACGTGCGATGGTCGATCAGATGCAACGGCAAGCTAGTGAGGCTGGACTTCCTAATCCCTTTGAAGGCGTATCGGAATCAAAACGTCGCGGAATGCCATACGAGTGCCTGGACGTCGCCGACAATGAACTTTCCGATGGGCAGATTGCAGATGAAGCGATTGCCGCACTGAAGCGGCTTCAAGATCGGCCTTTTTTTCTTGGTCTCGGATTTCTACGACCTCATTTGCCATTTGTGGCGCCGAGACACTATTGGGATCTCTACGACCCAGAGCAACTTCCTACAGTAGACCCAACGGCTGCCCATGATGGCATCCCCAAACTTTCTTCTGCGAACTCCAGTGAGCTGAGAAAGCAGTATCGGAACGTACCTGCCGAGGGTAACTTACCCGATGAGCTTAACCGGAATCTTTGGCACGGGTACTTAGCCAGCGTTAGCTATGTCGATGCGCAAATAGGCCGCGTCCTCGATACCCTCAATCGTCTGGGGCTCGCTGACAATACGATTGTGGTAATCGCGGGAGACCATGGGTTTTCTTTGGGAGAACTCGGACTATGGGGCAAGGCGACCAACTTCGAATCCGCAACCCGAACCACGCTGATCATCTATTCACCTGGCATGAAAGCATCGAGCGAGTCTACGGAATCCTTAGTAGAACTCGTCGGTCTCTATCCCACACTATGCGATCTCGCACGAATCCCAAAGCCGAATCACCTCCAGGGCAAAAGCTTCTCGACGTTGCTTGACGTTCCAGATCGAGCAACAAGCGACTGTGCAATAAGCCAATACGGACGTGGCGATAATATGGGGCGATCCATCCGGACCGAACGGTATCGTCTTGTCGAATGGCGACACCGAGAAAGCGGTAAATTAGTCGGTCGTGAACTCTATGATCATGAAAACGATCCAAATGAGACGACGAATTTATGCGAGTCTACCGAACACAACGGCACGCGAGATTCCCTACCCGAAAAGCTTCACGAAGTAACTCCTCACCGCCGTGCCGGCGATCAGTAA
- a CDS encoding C40 family peptidase, with the protein MPVAPGMPTRGGYFEEGVEYTGLPYSSVKSTGRYIGFDIYLKTFLAALENPDSVLYTENLAGEIPNAESYYGTVCSAYTSYAYQCGIWYLSWYHGPTHQQGVELVKPANGQTAQVGDVIFRPSRGKSGSHVQLVTEVFANDQGVVTHVRVDESTSPLAKATKYSAEEFNDHLNTRGRELYRITDPDAWRAGNRANSFQFPNYQEDTSTPTINRVVLLDRGDWVAYQKDQSVRFNILDKDDQGVKSLVIEREGSVIEKVGVTDKGIVERTFEQCGNYTAHCVLGDNSLSQECEFSVCDLDFSLPTSGVPVSGAWDLDFHTSNMNAVIVYFRCGVKRERQHTILISEEDRTLGKVEIPDEVVRELGNVEVWLIGENKYGRLKKRMMVEVKDHS; encoded by the coding sequence ATGCCCGTTGCACCGGGTATGCCCACACGAGGAGGTTATTTCGAAGAAGGCGTAGAGTATACCGGGCTCCCTTATTCAAGCGTCAAGTCGACCGGTCGCTATATCGGATTCGATATTTACCTAAAGACATTCCTGGCTGCCCTAGAGAATCCCGACAGTGTTCTCTATACGGAAAACCTCGCCGGTGAAATACCGAATGCCGAGAGTTACTACGGAACGGTTTGCTCCGCGTACACTTCTTACGCGTATCAATGCGGAATTTGGTATCTAAGCTGGTATCACGGCCCGACGCATCAACAGGGCGTTGAATTGGTAAAGCCGGCCAATGGTCAAACAGCCCAAGTTGGCGACGTGATCTTTCGACCGTCACGAGGAAAAAGTGGCTCTCACGTGCAACTCGTAACCGAGGTATTTGCCAACGACCAAGGCGTCGTTACCCACGTGCGTGTGGATGAAAGTACCTCGCCTCTTGCCAAGGCGACAAAGTATAGCGCTGAGGAGTTCAACGACCATCTCAACACAAGAGGAAGAGAGTTGTATCGAATCACCGACCCAGATGCCTGGCGTGCAGGCAATCGTGCAAACTCGTTTCAATTTCCTAATTATCAAGAAGACACAAGCACTCCCACCATTAACCGAGTCGTGCTGCTAGACCGCGGCGATTGGGTTGCCTATCAGAAAGATCAGTCCGTACGGTTCAACATTCTCGACAAGGATGATCAAGGCGTAAAGTCACTGGTCATCGAACGAGAAGGATCGGTGATCGAGAAAGTCGGCGTGACTGACAAGGGAATCGTTGAGCGCACATTCGAGCAGTGCGGGAACTACACCGCCCATTGTGTACTCGGTGACAACTCGCTGAGTCAGGAATGCGAGTTTTCTGTCTGTGATTTAGATTTTAGCCTTCCCACGAGTGGGGTGCCTGTTAGCGGAGCATGGGATCTCGACTTCCACACCTCCAATATGAATGCCGTTATCGTCTACTTCCGATGTGGAGTAAAAAGAGAACGACAACACACCATACTTATTTCGGAAGAAGACCGAACGCTCGGCAAAGTTGAGATTCCTGATGAGGTCGTACGTGAACTAGGAAACGTCGAGGTCTGGCTAATCGGCGAAAACAAATACGGACGCCTGAAAAAGAGAATGATGGTCGAAGTCAAAGATCATTCCTGA
- a CDS encoding ThuA domain-containing protein, translated as MKRNCTFTFCVISSLFVFIAVFSGVDTCRLSAQTTEGLSFGNQQLGEQSADDRKRLLTTDTESVVLKPKTNDSATIHILLLVDEKDHGPAGNGFHDYPLWQRRLAALLNTPADTDSKKVSVEIAWTWPSDEQLGNADAIVAYCYIEWSEKRIAQLKRYLHDGGGLVFIHSATWTKPGPVAAVAQVTGVGGFELYRRGPVQMKLPEPQHPICKGLPNTIELADDETYWPPVPLSDDAVVLATSREGKGKHGSTPEADQPILWCCEKGNGRIVGCVPGHCIDTFDEPDFRSLMLRSIGWVAGADPARFASSFPNPD; from the coding sequence ATGAAAAGAAATTGTACTTTTACCTTTTGTGTCATTTCCAGTTTATTCGTGTTTATCGCTGTGTTTTCAGGCGTTGACACGTGTCGATTGAGCGCCCAGACAACCGAAGGGTTATCCTTCGGCAATCAACAGCTGGGCGAGCAATCGGCCGATGACCGTAAGCGTTTGCTCACTACGGACACCGAATCGGTTGTTTTAAAACCGAAAACGAATGACTCGGCCACAATACACATTCTGTTGCTTGTGGATGAAAAGGATCACGGTCCGGCAGGAAATGGCTTTCATGATTATCCTCTTTGGCAACGCCGCTTAGCCGCGTTGCTGAACACACCAGCGGATACTGATTCGAAAAAGGTTTCCGTAGAAATTGCCTGGACTTGGCCCAGCGATGAGCAGCTCGGCAATGCAGATGCCATTGTGGCTTACTGCTATATCGAGTGGTCCGAAAAGCGGATTGCACAACTGAAGCGATACCTGCACGACGGAGGTGGCTTGGTGTTTATTCACTCGGCAACCTGGACCAAGCCTGGCCCGGTTGCTGCCGTTGCCCAGGTGACAGGAGTCGGTGGGTTTGAGCTTTACCGACGTGGGCCTGTGCAGATGAAATTACCCGAGCCACAGCACCCAATTTGTAAAGGATTGCCAAACACGATTGAGTTGGCAGACGACGAAACTTATTGGCCGCCTGTTCCACTTTCCGACGATGCGGTTGTGTTGGCGACTTCCAGGGAAGGAAAAGGCAAGCATGGCAGTACCCCGGAGGCCGATCAACCAATTCTTTGGTGCTGCGAAAAAGGAAATGGACGGATTGTCGGCTGCGTCCCTGGGCATTGTATCGATACGTTTGACGAACCCGACTTTCGCTCGTTAATGCTTCGGTCGATCGGCTGGGTGGCGGGAGCTGACCCTGCTCGATTTGCCTCGTCATTCCCTAACCCTGATTAA
- a CDS encoding sugar phosphate isomerase/epimerase family protein encodes MGKVSIGLNAEYSRSSDKPFEWAVEHAAKMGYKFFEPMVHFGRELMSEAGYFHTVSLFDDPYRIKNACDEAGLTISGLQSHGPLGRPEVHGEYIKLAIRTAAEIGAPVVNTDEGIKAKWTTEEEDFVLIKYTLQEAAFVAERRNIKIGLEQHAQYSQHPEGLERIYNLVDSDAIGINFDTGNAYLCGHDVYGWLDSVVERLVHLHAKDISVEHSDSERGKVTGTPVGCACGEGILDWERIIKTVRDNCPNDIVFSVECGTPVQAARSLEYLGQFV; translated from the coding sequence GTGGGAAAAGTATCTATTGGATTGAATGCGGAGTACTCGCGAAGCAGCGACAAGCCATTTGAATGGGCAGTCGAGCACGCCGCTAAGATGGGTTATAAGTTCTTTGAACCCATGGTTCATTTCGGTCGGGAACTAATGAGCGAAGCGGGGTACTTTCACACTGTCTCGCTATTCGACGATCCCTATCGAATCAAAAACGCATGCGATGAAGCCGGTTTGACGATCTCCGGGCTACAGAGCCACGGCCCCCTGGGTCGTCCCGAGGTTCACGGAGAGTACATCAAATTGGCGATTCGAACTGCAGCTGAAATTGGTGCACCTGTGGTTAACACCGACGAAGGCATCAAAGCAAAATGGACGACCGAAGAAGAAGACTTCGTTCTTATCAAATATACCCTGCAAGAGGCCGCTTTCGTCGCCGAGCGACGCAACATCAAAATCGGACTCGAGCAGCATGCACAATACTCTCAGCATCCTGAGGGGCTAGAACGAATCTATAATCTGGTAGATTCCGACGCGATTGGAATCAATTTTGATACCGGAAACGCGTATCTATGCGGCCATGATGTCTATGGCTGGCTCGACAGTGTTGTCGAGCGTCTGGTTCATCTTCACGCCAAAGACATTTCGGTCGAGCACTCTGACTCGGAACGCGGCAAGGTTACCGGTACACCGGTTGGCTGTGCCTGTGGCGAGGGAATCTTGGATTGGGAACGGATCATCAAGACGGTCCGGGATAACTGTCCTAACGACATTGTCTTCAGTGTCGAGTGTGGCACTCCGGTTCAGGCCGCTAGGAGTCTCGAGTACCTAGGGCAATTTGTTTAG
- a CDS encoding Gfo/Idh/MocA family protein, with the protein MQEKPANKSNSFISRRDMIRGATATGVAASLTGRPYAAGASNRPGPNETINMALIGCGHRGVGRVMPDYMMSLPDVRMVAVCDVNDDGRIEKAQAVAGGSRVRKYRDYRKLLEDKDIDAVIVATNGHWHALPTIHACQAGKDVYVEKPAATSIGEGRAMVEAAKKYGRIVQIGTQQRSTEHYQRAAEVIKSGILGEISEVKVWDFDYKFPGFGSPPNSKPPEGLDWDFWVGPSPAQPYNPNKVAQHYWFYDFGNGWEVDWGVHHYDIVHWFMQVNAPKSVTAMGGNHAFPQPCNAQWPDTFSAICEYPSGAISKNGFLMQYSSRVGSRGEKVSHGKCFYGSEASLRIYRGGYEVRAEATKGRELGELIDSFNKTGPKHGQAFVDAMRSRKQPSANIEVGHHSSNPGHLMNISWKVGRTIQWDAKKEQVVGDPEANSLVTKQYRAPWSLKV; encoded by the coding sequence ATGCAAGAGAAGCCTGCCAACAAGTCAAACTCCTTCATTTCTCGACGGGACATGATTCGCGGTGCCACCGCCACCGGCGTTGCTGCCTCACTGACCGGACGGCCATACGCTGCTGGTGCGTCCAATCGACCAGGTCCCAATGAAACGATCAATATGGCTTTGATCGGTTGCGGTCATCGCGGGGTCGGCCGCGTAATGCCGGACTACATGATGTCGCTTCCAGATGTCCGGATGGTTGCCGTTTGCGATGTCAATGACGACGGCCGAATTGAGAAGGCGCAAGCTGTTGCGGGGGGAAGTCGAGTACGCAAATATCGCGATTATCGAAAACTGCTCGAGGACAAAGATATCGATGCGGTAATTGTTGCTACCAATGGCCATTGGCACGCCTTACCCACAATTCATGCCTGCCAGGCGGGAAAAGACGTGTACGTCGAGAAGCCAGCGGCGACCTCCATTGGCGAGGGCCGGGCCATGGTGGAGGCAGCGAAGAAGTATGGCCGCATAGTGCAAATCGGTACGCAACAGCGAAGTACAGAACACTATCAACGTGCCGCAGAAGTCATTAAGTCTGGCATCCTGGGAGAAATCTCGGAAGTCAAAGTGTGGGACTTCGACTACAAGTTTCCAGGCTTTGGTTCACCGCCAAACTCGAAACCACCAGAGGGATTGGACTGGGACTTCTGGGTTGGACCTTCCCCCGCCCAGCCGTACAACCCCAATAAGGTTGCCCAGCACTACTGGTTCTACGATTTCGGTAATGGCTGGGAAGTTGATTGGGGCGTGCATCACTACGACATCGTGCATTGGTTCATGCAGGTCAACGCCCCAAAAAGCGTGACTGCTATGGGAGGCAATCACGCTTTTCCACAACCATGCAACGCGCAATGGCCTGATACCTTTTCGGCCATTTGCGAGTATCCTTCTGGGGCGATCTCCAAGAATGGTTTCCTAATGCAGTATTCGAGCCGCGTCGGCAGCCGTGGCGAGAAGGTGTCACACGGAAAGTGTTTTTACGGCAGCGAGGCATCTCTAAGGATTTATCGTGGTGGTTACGAAGTGCGTGCAGAAGCAACCAAAGGCCGCGAACTTGGTGAGTTGATTGATTCATTCAACAAGACTGGTCCTAAACATGGTCAGGCTTTTGTCGATGCAATGCGTAGCCGCAAGCAACCATCCGCGAACATAGAAGTGGGGCACCACTCATCTAATCCCGGCCATCTAATGAACATCTCCTGGAAGGTCGGAAGAACCATTCAGTGGGATGCCAAGAAGGAGCAGGTCGTCGGCGATCCCGAAGCAAATTCGCTCGTGACTAAGCAGTACCGAGCACCATGGTCGCTGAAGGTGTGA
- a CDS encoding DUF1559 family PulG-like putative transporter has product MTVHATRRRYAAFTLVELLVVIAIIGVLIALLLPAVQQAREAARRIQCNNNLKQLGLALHNYHDTFLVFPPGKIGTTFPDTYTAATANRRLGWTAFIYPFIEQDNVYQQFVPYMNGDLQIGSPATWPASETRIPALNCPSDPASSKSIGFNSSGAERERAYHSYAGCMGSTGTMIGSDNSGSQLNGMFYSASKTRMRDLTDGTSNTAMVGEIRLAEADGSQSGDSGDDWRGYTFNMAAPNNWFSTRNPPNTATADQLGRCRQDFDDMPCVKVSVSNDNMYLHARSMHPGGALTCLADGSVRFIPETIHTETFQFLGSRNDGQVLGEF; this is encoded by the coding sequence ATGACAGTCCACGCTACGCGTCGCCGGTATGCCGCTTTCACTCTTGTAGAACTACTTGTAGTGATCGCAATTATCGGTGTCTTGATTGCACTGCTATTACCAGCAGTTCAACAAGCGAGAGAGGCCGCACGCCGCATCCAATGTAACAATAACCTCAAGCAACTTGGCCTGGCGTTACACAACTATCACGATACCTTCTTGGTATTTCCGCCAGGCAAGATAGGCACAACTTTCCCGGACACCTATACCGCCGCAACCGCAAATCGCCGATTAGGTTGGACGGCGTTTATTTATCCGTTTATCGAACAAGACAACGTTTATCAGCAGTTCGTACCGTACATGAACGGTGATCTACAAATCGGATCCCCGGCAACTTGGCCAGCTTCGGAGACTAGAATACCTGCATTAAATTGTCCTTCGGATCCAGCCAGCTCTAAGAGTATTGGCTTCAACAGTTCCGGAGCCGAACGAGAGCGAGCCTATCACAGCTACGCTGGATGCATGGGGTCGACCGGCACCATGATTGGCTCGGATAATTCTGGTTCCCAACTAAATGGGATGTTCTATTCCGCATCCAAAACACGCATGCGAGATCTGACCGACGGAACAAGCAACACGGCCATGGTTGGCGAGATTCGATTGGCGGAAGCAGATGGCTCACAGTCAGGTGACTCCGGCGATGATTGGCGAGGATATACGTTCAACATGGCAGCACCAAATAATTGGTTTAGTACCCGAAACCCACCCAACACTGCGACGGCCGATCAACTTGGTCGATGTCGACAAGATTTCGACGACATGCCTTGTGTGAAGGTCAGCGTATCTAACGACAACATGTACCTTCACGCCAGAAGTATGCACCCAGGTGGTGCACTTACCTGTCTTGCAGATGGATCCGTACGGTTTATCCCCGAGACGATCCACACCGAGACATTTCAATTCTTAGGAAGCCGAAACGACGGACAGGTTCTCGGCGAGTTCTAA
- a CDS encoding GntR family transcriptional regulator has protein sequence MTLHPPNKHPVTKAQRIFLDLRSKILSGDLTPERHLTLRPIAETYGTGINAASEAVKALAAEGLVRLEGKAGARILARDLSRIRGDFILRLAIECETVRRVAEVADDMQLAALKRIAGHVDALFAEGDSLRECRDLDVQFHDTLASFSGVSQLREALAPLLDRLVCLDQTTNRNEEIPGQKHMEVFEAIETRDPNHAVEAMRMHLEHSMHLSLAELQFG, from the coding sequence ATGACACTCCATCCCCCAAATAAGCATCCGGTTACCAAAGCCCAGCGAATATTTTTAGATCTGCGGTCCAAGATCCTAAGTGGAGATCTTACGCCCGAACGCCACCTGACGTTACGACCTATTGCTGAGACCTATGGAACCGGAATTAATGCCGCGTCCGAAGCTGTCAAGGCATTAGCTGCCGAAGGTTTGGTTCGACTCGAAGGAAAGGCCGGAGCGCGGATTCTCGCTCGGGATCTTAGCCGTATTCGCGGAGACTTTATCTTGCGATTGGCCATCGAGTGCGAGACCGTCCGCCGTGTTGCTGAAGTGGCCGACGACATGCAATTAGCTGCCCTGAAAAGAATTGCAGGGCACGTCGATGCCCTTTTCGCGGAGGGCGATTCGCTTCGAGAGTGCCGTGATTTAGACGTTCAATTTCACGATACTTTGGCCAGCTTTTCTGGCGTATCGCAACTACGTGAAGCCCTTGCTCCGCTATTAGATCGCTTAGTGTGTCTTGACCAAACAACGAATCGAAATGAGGAGATTCCAGGACAGAAGCACATGGAGGTTTTTGAAGCCATAGAAACTAGAGATCCCAATCATGCGGTTGAGGCTATGCGAATGCACTTAGAGCATTCCATGCATCTCTCGCTCGCTGAGTTGCAGTTTGGATAA